The sequence below is a genomic window from Candidatus Poribacteria bacterium.
TGGGATAACCACATGGTTAGTCCCGTCAAATTCTATTCCCTTGCCACTCTTTCCATCTACTCGTTCAGCGTCAACAATCTCACCATCATTTCCATTGCCGGAGGTATCCACAACCGCGTCTCCTTTTCCCTGATCAAAGAGCCACATCCCCATAAGGGATGCTGGATCAATTTCCGATATGCTTTCCTGAACCCATATCCCTGAAATAAAGATAACTATCATAGCAACCAAAGTAATTAGGACTTTCATCGTTTTTAGTCTCCTTTTTCAAATTATGTCTCCAGTTCGTTACCGCACTTCGGGCAAGTATTGCCCCAAGCCAAACGTCTTCCCTCGCCACACACAGCGCAGACACCGAGCGGATATTCATCCGGTTTCGCACGGCTCCCACCTTTCTTGTAGGTGACAATCAGCCACACCGTCTTGCCATCATCTTCGTAATTATAAAACGGCCCCTCCTTTTTGCCGTCATACGACTTACCAACATGTTTAGGAAAGACTCCACTGGATCTACGGCTTCCATTTTCATAATAGGTGACACAAAGACCTTCGTATTTTCCATCGCGGAAGGTCGCTTCACCCGCCTTGTTCCCATTCTTGTGGTAAGTGATCCAAGGTCCGTCCTTCTTACCATGAATGTAGCCACCTTCGCTACGCTTATGTCCGTTCGCATAATAAGTGACCCAATATCCATGTTTCTTACCATTGACCATTTCGCCATCAGTAAGTGATCGCGCCATAATAAAAATTCACGGGATATTATACGCTTGGTATGTGCTTGAAAGCAACATCGCAACAACACATCCCGATTCCCTCCTATTGATTTATTATTAGATGTCGCTGGTGAGGATGAACTCCCAATCCCACGCCTCCATACCGTGATGAATGACGGTAGCCGTGGCTGATGGATAAGTACCTTGATGCCTCAATATCTCAAGCAGTGGATGATCCATCGAAACACAGAACATGTGAATATAATCATCAAGCGGTTTCGGATGCCCTTGCGCCGCACACGGTCCGAACTGAACATGTAACAGTGGCATCGGCGAGCGGGTACTCTGCAAAATGATGTCCTTTTTGTCCGCCAACGACAGATAAGAAACGTCTCCAAAATAGTCTCGTAAAAACGGTTCGACTTCTCGCATTTGCTCGGCATCTAAAGAAACAATTCCTAACTTTGTCGCGATTGACATCGGCGCGAGCGGAAAACGCTTTAGCATGAGTGCAACGCGATTTGGACGTTCGCTGTCCGCATCCATAGAGATAGCATACCCACGAGGGCAAAGAGGATACAACTTTGGAAAAGCGTGGACAAATATCGAGACAGGGAGATAGCGTCCACGGTATTCTGGGTGAACCTTCAAATCACAAAGATACCACACCGTTTTCGGCTTTTTATCGCTCATTGGCGGCACACGGCGTAAGATCGCAGCGGCTACTGCTACCACCCGATCCCCGTCAAGCACGACATAGTAGCGGAGCTGACCCAGCCGCGTGAAG
It includes:
- a CDS encoding GNAT family N-acetyltransferase yields the protein MRINRSLDIKELRNAEWKVFHDRIADLEKGTSYPLGEDRFEIDHGADYFAFFTRLGQLRYYVVLDGDRVVAVAAAILRRVPPMSDKKPKTVWYLCDLKVHPEYRGRYLPVSIFVHAFPKLYPLCPRGYAISMDADSERPNRVALMLKRFPLAPMSIATKLGIVSLDAEQMREVEPFLRDYFGDVSYLSLADKKDIILQSTRSPMPLLHVQFGPCAAQGHPKPLDDYIHMFCVSMDHPLLEILRHQGTYPSATATVIHHGMEAWDWEFILTSDI